In Streptomyces capitiformicae, one genomic interval encodes:
- a CDS encoding epoxide hydrolase family protein has protein sequence MTAAPQPTGPEPYTIHIPQEVLDDLRTRLRATRFAPDPGNESEIYGLPTAYLRPLVSYWADDFDWRAVEKELNTYTHHRVDIGGTPVHFLRERGKGPAPVPLLLLHGWPWTFWDWSKVIRPLADPAAYGGDPADAFDVVVASLPGYAFSTPLTNERENFVSMADRFHELMTGVLGHQKFAVGGADQGSLIGAQLGHKYADSLYGIQLYDEMPLNMFQGDRFWDVTAGYPTTDGLSPQMRQDVLKFHETYVSHVVTHMFDGQTLTHALQDSPAGMLAWLLKRWRTWSDQRADFDEVFPVDHILTNATLYWANQAIGSSIRTYRNMNLHPWTPAHDRTPPIEAPAGFTILLGEAHPPGTYTPEERAALVGRTGFYGDIRAVNVHETGGHFGPWENPGAWIHDLRSTFRELR, from the coding sequence ATGACCGCTGCCCCGCAGCCGACCGGACCTGAGCCGTACACCATCCACATTCCTCAGGAGGTCCTGGACGACCTGCGGACCAGGCTCAGGGCGACCCGGTTCGCCCCCGACCCCGGCAACGAGAGTGAGATCTACGGCCTTCCCACGGCATATCTGCGCCCCCTCGTCTCGTACTGGGCCGACGACTTCGACTGGCGTGCCGTGGAGAAGGAGTTGAACACCTACACCCACCACCGCGTCGACATCGGGGGAACCCCCGTGCACTTCCTGCGTGAACGGGGCAAAGGACCGGCTCCCGTCCCGCTTCTGCTCCTGCACGGCTGGCCCTGGACGTTCTGGGACTGGAGCAAGGTGATCCGCCCGCTCGCCGATCCGGCCGCCTACGGCGGCGACCCCGCCGACGCCTTCGACGTCGTGGTGGCCTCCTTGCCGGGATACGCCTTCTCCACTCCGCTCACCAACGAGCGGGAGAACTTCGTCAGCATGGCCGACCGCTTCCACGAGCTGATGACCGGCGTCCTCGGCCACCAGAAGTTCGCTGTGGGCGGGGCCGACCAGGGCAGCCTGATCGGAGCCCAGCTGGGTCACAAGTACGCGGACTCCCTGTACGGCATCCAGTTGTACGACGAGATGCCGCTGAACATGTTCCAGGGCGACCGGTTCTGGGACGTGACCGCCGGCTATCCGACGACCGACGGTCTCTCGCCGCAGATGCGACAGGACGTGCTGAAGTTCCACGAGACCTACGTCTCGCACGTCGTCACCCACATGTTCGACGGCCAGACGCTCACCCATGCCCTCCAGGACTCTCCCGCGGGCATGCTGGCCTGGCTCCTGAAGCGGTGGCGCACATGGAGCGACCAGCGCGCCGACTTCGACGAGGTCTTCCCCGTCGACCACATCCTCACCAACGCCACCCTGTACTGGGCCAACCAGGCCATCGGCTCGTCCATCCGGACCTACCGCAACATGAATCTCCACCCCTGGACGCCTGCACACGACCGCACACCGCCCATCGAGGCACCGGCCGGCTTCACGATCCTGCTCGGTGAGGCTCACCCGCCCGGCACGTACACCCCCGAGGAGCGTGCGGCGCTGGTCGGCAGGACCGGCTTCTACGGCGACATCCGCGCGGTCAACGTGCACGAAACGGGCGGTCACTTCGGTCCCTGGGAGAATCCCGGAGCCTGGATCCACGACCTCCGCTCCACCTTCCGCGAACTGCGCTGA
- a CDS encoding SDR family NAD(P)-dependent oxidoreductase encodes MSMSGLKNNSVIVTGAASGIGRATALRFAREKAKVVAADLNDEGVKTVVEEIRAAGGAAEAVSGDLSDPAVIERVVSTAVTEFGGVDVLANIAGIIDSQSAAADVSDAEWERIIRINLTAPFMLARAVLPHMLAKRKGAIVNTGSTASLRGSASGAAYTVSKHGVIGLTQSLAVMYGGSGIRTNAIAPGPTMTNIVADYTGDEEGHGPMVLAGYRQNISRYSEADEPAAAIVFLASDAASSVNGVVLPVDNGIAAA; translated from the coding sequence ATGAGCATGAGTGGACTGAAGAACAACAGCGTCATCGTCACCGGTGCCGCCTCCGGCATCGGGCGTGCCACCGCCCTGCGGTTTGCCCGCGAGAAGGCCAAGGTCGTGGCCGCCGATCTCAACGACGAGGGCGTCAAGACGGTCGTCGAGGAGATCCGGGCCGCGGGCGGGGCCGCGGAGGCCGTCAGCGGCGACCTGAGCGACCCCGCCGTGATCGAACGCGTGGTCAGCACCGCCGTGACCGAGTTCGGCGGCGTCGACGTGCTGGCCAACATCGCCGGCATCATCGACTCGCAGTCCGCCGCCGCCGATGTGAGCGACGCGGAGTGGGAGAGGATCATACGGATCAACCTGACCGCGCCCTTCATGCTCGCCCGGGCCGTGTTGCCGCACATGCTGGCCAAGCGCAAGGGTGCGATCGTCAACACCGGGTCCACGGCGAGCCTGCGCGGGAGCGCGTCCGGCGCCGCCTACACGGTGTCCAAGCACGGCGTGATCGGGCTCACCCAGTCCCTCGCGGTCATGTACGGCGGCTCCGGAATCCGCACCAACGCCATCGCGCCGGGCCCCACGATGACGAACATCGTCGCCGACTACACCGGCGACGAGGAGGGGCACGGCCCCATGGTCCTCGCCGGGTACCGGCAGAACATCTCCCGCTACTCCGAAGCGGATGAACCGGCCGCGGCGATCGTCTTCCTGGCGTCGGACGCGGCGAGCAGCGTCAACGGTGTGGTCCTGCCGGTGGACAACGGCATAGCAGCCGCCTGA
- a CDS encoding TetR/AcrR family transcriptional regulator has translation MADEHSAVARAGARMGRPRLTERRKEQTRLDIAREAVALFSAHGVDATSADEIATAAGISVRTLWRYFPTKERCVQPLLTPGIDSIARALSEWDAGAGMAVLLDGFDRHCRAVTSDMPMLLTLARLTRTEPALRGVWLEVHADAEPVFAAEIARRAGQSSEAPSVHVQAALVAAALRVAVEQYAFRTTSETHDGAELIDEVRAALRTVDQRLAE, from the coding sequence ATGGCCGACGAGCACTCAGCCGTAGCGCGTGCCGGCGCGCGGATGGGTCGGCCGCGTCTGACCGAACGACGCAAGGAGCAGACTCGGCTGGACATCGCGCGCGAGGCCGTCGCCCTGTTCTCCGCGCATGGCGTGGACGCCACGTCAGCGGACGAGATCGCCACCGCGGCCGGTATTTCCGTCCGGACACTGTGGCGGTATTTCCCCACCAAGGAACGCTGTGTGCAGCCCCTGCTGACCCCAGGCATCGACAGCATCGCGCGTGCCCTGAGCGAGTGGGACGCCGGGGCGGGCATGGCCGTCCTGCTCGACGGCTTCGACCGGCACTGCCGCGCGGTCACCTCCGACATGCCCATGCTGCTCACGCTGGCCCGGCTCACCCGGACCGAACCCGCCCTGCGCGGGGTCTGGTTGGAGGTGCACGCCGACGCCGAGCCTGTCTTCGCCGCGGAGATCGCGCGCCGCGCCGGACAGTCCTCCGAGGCGCCTTCCGTCCATGTACAGGCGGCCCTGGTGGCTGCCGCACTGCGGGTGGCCGTGGAGCAGTACGCCTTCCGCACCACTTCGGAGACCCACGACGGGGCCGAGCTGATCGACGAGGTGCGCGCCGCGCTGCGCACCGTTGATCAGCGGCTGGCCGAGTAG
- a CDS encoding TetR/AcrR family transcriptional regulator, with translation MAMTERGRGRDNYHHGDLATALVRATLEIVDEVGVRRFSVIEAARRTGVSPGAPYRHFADRDALLVAASLDIQNRVKELFLEVLGTATTPTERLASVVAAYVRVAADLRGGYELLTAPSLLEANPELREGNRALADLLLPSARELAPDAESAHALLDATCSLMRGYAARLLDGEFGASERAVEEIAARATTATRALVAGHRDETAGLPEK, from the coding sequence ATGGCAATGACGGAGCGGGGGCGCGGGCGCGACAACTATCACCACGGCGATCTCGCCACCGCTCTGGTCCGGGCCACCCTGGAGATCGTCGACGAGGTGGGGGTGCGCCGCTTCTCCGTCATCGAGGCCGCACGCCGCACCGGGGTCAGCCCGGGAGCCCCCTACCGCCATTTCGCCGACCGGGACGCTCTGCTGGTCGCCGCCTCCCTCGACATCCAGAACAGGGTGAAGGAGCTCTTCCTGGAGGTGCTCGGCACCGCGACGACGCCGACGGAGCGGCTGGCCTCGGTCGTGGCCGCGTACGTCCGAGTCGCCGCCGACCTCCGTGGCGGGTACGAGCTGCTGACCGCTCCCTCCCTGCTGGAGGCCAACCCCGAACTGCGCGAAGGCAACCGCGCGCTGGCGGACCTGCTGCTGCCGTCCGCACGGGAGCTGGCTCCCGACGCGGAGTCCGCCCACGCCCTGCTGGACGCGACCTGCTCGCTCATGCGCGGGTACGCGGCACGGCTGCTCGACGGGGAGTTCGGCGCCTCGGAGCGGGCCGTGGAGGAGATCGCCGCCCGCGCGACGACGGCGACCCGCGCTCTGGTGGCGGGTCACCGGGACGAAACGGCCGGGCTCCCGGAGAAATGA
- a CDS encoding xanthine dehydrogenase family protein molybdopterin-binding subunit — MTTAERSQHPTVGAPVVRADSLDKVTGSARYAYEYPVPDVAYVWPVGATIARGRVRKVDPSAALAVPGVLAVLDQDNTPRLRPGARSAFVSLDDLQVLQSPEVAYRGQIVAAVVALSLEAAREAAAVVRVTYERQPHDVVLRADHEAIRQPETMGVGMPAAVAFGDVDQAFAGAPVRVEATYTTPAAHASPLEPHATIASWDGDRLTLHNSDQAPYLSAQAIATLFGLEESAVEVVSEYVGGGFGSKAMPRVPTVLAALAARAVGRPVKIALTRRQMVSLVPHRSPTIQRLRLGADREGRLVALDHDAVQQCSTLLEYTEETVAPTPTLYAVPHLRATARVAALDVPPPNWFRAPGYTPGMFALESAMDELACALGIDPIELRIRNQPKRDGAHERAACLREGAARFGWDRRDPSPGTRWEGRWLVGTGVAVSYHPYAAMRTHARARVEPDGTYRVTVGAADIGTGARTVLHQVAADALGTPLDRVRLDIGRASLGFAAAAGGSMGTASWSRAVYKACRSLAAELFAHGGTVPDSGLEVLADTAGDLGEHTAGHTHGAQFAQVRVDTDTGEIVLDRLLGVFAAGRILNPRTARSQFLGAMTMGVSMALLESGELAPDFGDFAEQDLAAYHFAASADIRDLEAVWLDEPGAPSGPTDVRGIGELGIVGTAAAIANAFHHATGVRVRDLPLRVERSRLALAAGRRGPGRPR, encoded by the coding sequence ATGACCACAGCCGAACGGAGTCAACACCCCACTGTCGGCGCCCCGGTGGTGCGTGCCGACAGCCTGGACAAGGTCACCGGCAGCGCCCGGTACGCCTACGAGTACCCGGTACCGGACGTCGCCTACGTCTGGCCGGTCGGCGCGACCATCGCACGGGGCCGGGTACGGAAGGTCGATCCGTCCGCCGCGCTGGCCGTGCCCGGCGTGCTCGCGGTCCTGGACCAGGACAACACCCCCCGGCTGCGTCCGGGTGCCAGGAGCGCCTTCGTCTCCCTGGACGACCTGCAGGTTCTCCAGTCCCCCGAGGTGGCCTATCGCGGCCAGATCGTGGCGGCGGTGGTGGCCCTGTCGCTGGAAGCGGCCCGCGAGGCCGCCGCCGTGGTGCGCGTGACGTACGAGCGGCAGCCGCACGACGTGGTGCTGCGCGCCGACCACGAAGCGATACGCCAGCCGGAGACGATGGGCGTCGGTATGCCCGCCGCCGTGGCGTTCGGCGACGTGGATCAGGCGTTCGCGGGAGCGCCGGTGCGCGTCGAGGCGACCTACACCACCCCCGCCGCACACGCCAGCCCACTGGAACCGCACGCCACCATCGCCTCCTGGGACGGGGACCGGCTGACGCTGCACAACAGTGACCAGGCCCCGTACCTCAGCGCCCAGGCCATCGCCACGCTGTTCGGTCTGGAGGAGTCGGCGGTGGAGGTCGTCTCCGAGTATGTCGGCGGCGGCTTCGGCTCCAAGGCGATGCCGCGCGTCCCCACCGTCCTCGCCGCCCTCGCGGCGCGCGCCGTCGGGCGCCCGGTGAAGATCGCGCTGACCCGGCGGCAGATGGTGTCCCTGGTCCCCCACCGCTCGCCCACGATCCAGCGGCTGCGGCTCGGCGCCGACCGCGAGGGGCGGCTCGTCGCTCTCGACCATGACGCCGTCCAGCAGTGCTCGACGCTGCTGGAGTACACGGAGGAGACGGTGGCCCCCACCCCGACCCTGTACGCCGTACCCCACCTGCGCGCCACGGCCCGGGTGGCGGCGCTCGACGTGCCGCCGCCCAACTGGTTCCGCGCCCCCGGGTACACGCCGGGGATGTTCGCGCTGGAGTCGGCGATGGACGAGCTGGCCTGCGCTCTCGGCATCGACCCGATCGAGCTGCGGATCCGCAACCAGCCCAAGAGGGACGGCGCTCACGAACGCGCCGCCTGCCTGCGTGAGGGCGCCGCACGGTTCGGCTGGGACCGGCGCGACCCCTCTCCCGGTACGCGGTGGGAGGGCCGCTGGCTGGTCGGCACCGGTGTCGCCGTCTCCTACCACCCGTACGCCGCCATGCGGACCCACGCACGCGCCCGCGTCGAGCCGGACGGCACGTACCGGGTCACGGTCGGCGCCGCCGACATCGGGACGGGCGCGCGCACGGTGCTTCACCAGGTGGCCGCCGACGCGCTCGGCACGCCGCTCGACCGGGTCCGCCTCGACATCGGGCGGGCGTCGTTGGGCTTCGCCGCAGCTGCCGGAGGATCGATGGGTACCGCCTCGTGGAGCCGGGCCGTGTACAAGGCGTGCCGGTCGCTTGCGGCGGAACTCTTCGCGCACGGCGGCACGGTGCCGGACAGCGGTCTTGAGGTGCTGGCCGACACGGCCGGGGACCTGGGGGAGCACACGGCCGGACACACGCACGGGGCGCAGTTCGCGCAGGTGCGGGTGGACACCGACACCGGTGAGATCGTGCTCGACCGGCTGCTCGGGGTGTTCGCGGCCGGCCGGATCCTCAATCCGAGGACGGCACGCTCGCAGTTCCTCGGCGCGATGACGATGGGAGTGTCCATGGCCCTGCTGGAGAGCGGCGAACTCGCCCCGGACTTCGGCGACTTCGCCGAACAGGACCTCGCCGCCTACCACTTCGCGGCCAGCGCCGACATCCGCGACCTGGAGGCGGTGTGGCTGGACGAGCCGGGCGCCCCCTCCGGGCCCACCGACGTCAGAGGCATCGGCGAACTCGGGATCGTCGGCACCGCCGCGGCGATCGCCAACGCGTTCCACCACGCCACCGGGGTGCGCGTGCGTGACCTGCCGCTGCGCGTCGAACGGTCCCGGCTGGCGCTCGCGGCCGGACGCCGCGGTCCCGGCCGGCCTCGGTAA
- a CDS encoding FAD binding domain-containing protein translates to MREFAYVRATDAQEAQTLVTGRPDAVYLGGGTNLVDLMKLGVTSPGLLVDVSRLPYDRIEHRADGSVLIGAAVRNAPLAGDPGIRRRFPLIAGALLAGASGQVRSAATIGGNLLQRTRCGYFHDVTKPCNKRSPGSGCPAVRGAHRELAVLGTSDHCVATHPSDLAVGLVALDATVRVRSADGGAYAVPVENLYLLPGSTPHRETQLAPGDLITGVEVPPPPPGAAMRYRKVRDRTSYAFALVSAAVSVSVGDDGALRDIRIALGGVAPRPWRARNAEERLRGRRPDDSAVRAAMDAELAGARPLPDNAFKLDLARDLITACVRDLAAEPTGTGERR, encoded by the coding sequence ATGAGGGAGTTCGCCTACGTGCGCGCGACGGACGCGCAGGAGGCCCAGACGCTGGTCACGGGACGGCCCGACGCGGTCTACCTGGGCGGTGGCACCAACCTGGTGGATCTGATGAAGCTCGGTGTGACGAGCCCCGGCCTCCTGGTGGACGTCTCGCGGCTGCCGTACGACCGGATCGAGCACCGTGCCGACGGGTCCGTGCTGATCGGCGCGGCGGTGCGCAACGCCCCGCTGGCCGGGGACCCCGGCATCCGTCGCCGCTTCCCGCTGATCGCCGGGGCGCTGCTCGCGGGGGCGTCCGGGCAGGTGCGCTCGGCCGCCACCATCGGCGGCAACCTGCTCCAGCGCACCCGCTGCGGCTACTTCCACGACGTCACCAAGCCCTGCAACAAGCGCTCTCCCGGCTCCGGCTGCCCGGCCGTCCGGGGCGCGCACCGGGAGCTGGCCGTGCTCGGCACCTCGGACCACTGCGTGGCCACCCACCCCTCCGACCTGGCCGTCGGCCTGGTGGCGCTGGACGCGACGGTGCGGGTGCGCTCCGCCGACGGCGGCGCGTACGCGGTGCCGGTCGAGAATCTGTACCTACTGCCCGGCTCCACGCCGCACCGGGAGACCCAGCTCGCGCCCGGCGATCTGATCACCGGTGTGGAGGTGCCGCCGCCCCCGCCCGGGGCCGCGATGCGCTACCGGAAGGTGCGCGACCGCACGTCGTACGCGTTCGCGCTGGTCAGCGCCGCCGTCTCGGTGTCCGTCGGCGACGACGGCGCGCTGCGGGACATCCGTATCGCGCTGGGCGGCGTCGCCCCGCGGCCGTGGCGGGCACGGAACGCCGAGGAGCGCCTTCGCGGGCGGCGGCCCGACGACTCCGCGGTGCGCGCGGCGATGGACGCCGAACTCGCCGGGGCACGCCCGCTGCCCGACAACGCGTTCAAGCTCGACCTGGCCCGCGACCTGATCACCGCGTGCGTCCGGGACCTGGCCGCGGAACCGACCGGAACCGGTGAGCGGCGATGA
- a CDS encoding (2Fe-2S)-binding protein, which yields MSLSHLPPDSSVAPHQQDSPSNAVTLRINASEHRLTLDNRVTLLDALRERLGLTGTKKGCDHGQCGACTVLVDGERVNSCLTLAVTAEGREIVTVEGLADGDRLHPVQQAFRDHDGLQCGYCTPGQICSAVGALAEAERGWPSHVTEDLAADVAALDADEVRERMSGNLCRCGAYGGIVAAVLEAAAESNRGAA from the coding sequence ATGAGCCTCTCACATTTACCTCCGGACAGCTCCGTCGCCCCCCACCAGCAGGACTCTCCGAGCAATGCTGTGACCCTGCGGATCAACGCGAGCGAGCACCGCCTCACCCTCGACAACCGCGTCACCCTGCTCGACGCCCTGCGCGAGCGGCTCGGCCTCACCGGCACCAAGAAGGGCTGCGACCACGGTCAGTGCGGCGCCTGCACGGTCCTGGTGGACGGTGAGCGCGTGAACAGCTGTCTGACGCTGGCGGTGACCGCCGAGGGCAGGGAGATCGTCACCGTCGAGGGATTGGCGGACGGTGACAGGCTGCACCCGGTGCAGCAGGCGTTCCGCGACCACGACGGACTCCAGTGCGGCTACTGCACCCCGGGCCAGATCTGCTCCGCCGTCGGCGCGCTGGCGGAGGCCGAACGCGGCTGGCCCAGTCACGTGACCGAGGACCTCGCGGCGGACGTGGCCGCACTGGACGCCGACGAGGTCCGCGAGCGTATGAGCGGCAACCTGTGCCGGTGCGGGGCGTACGGCGGCATCGTCGCGGCCGTCCTCGAAGCCGCGGCCGAAAGCAACAGGGGGGCGGCATGA
- a CDS encoding XdhC family protein codes for MRDVLDDLDRWWRADEPVAMATVVSTWHSAPRPPGAAMLVGADGTAVGSLSGGCVESAVYDTAQDVLTTGTPTLQRYGVGDDDAFAVGLTCGGTIDVLVERIDRAGFPHLGEVAASVRSGEPVAVVVRVAANGPGPLARLVVWPDRTAGSLGSVRLDDTVAADVRALLADGRTGTLRYGPEGECEGEGLTLFVSVLAVPPRMIVFGATDFAAATARIGVFLGRRVTVCDARPVFATERRFPEAAEVVVDWPHRYLRAEADAGRVDERTVVCVLTHDPKFDVPVLEVALRLPLAYVGAMGSRRTHADRLARLRESGLTEGELSRLASPLGLDLGGRTPEETAVSIAAEIIAERWGGSGKRLSVSEGPIHQAS; via the coding sequence ATGCGTGACGTGCTGGACGACCTCGACCGGTGGTGGCGGGCGGACGAACCGGTGGCCATGGCCACGGTGGTGTCCACCTGGCACTCCGCGCCCCGCCCGCCGGGCGCCGCCATGCTGGTCGGCGCCGACGGCACGGCGGTCGGCAGCCTCTCGGGCGGCTGCGTGGAGAGCGCCGTCTACGACACCGCCCAGGACGTCCTCACCACGGGCACGCCGACGCTCCAGCGGTACGGGGTCGGCGACGACGACGCGTTCGCCGTCGGCCTGACCTGCGGCGGAACCATCGACGTCCTCGTGGAGCGGATCGACCGCGCCGGCTTCCCGCACCTCGGCGAGGTGGCCGCGTCCGTGCGCTCCGGGGAGCCCGTGGCCGTGGTGGTCCGGGTCGCCGCGAACGGCCCCGGCCCGCTGGCCCGCCTGGTGGTGTGGCCGGACCGTACGGCGGGATCCCTCGGCTCGGTACGCCTCGACGACACGGTCGCCGCCGACGTGCGTGCCCTGCTCGCCGACGGCCGCACCGGCACGCTGCGCTACGGCCCCGAGGGCGAGTGCGAGGGCGAGGGCCTCACCCTCTTCGTCTCCGTCCTGGCCGTCCCGCCCCGCATGATCGTGTTCGGCGCCACCGACTTCGCGGCGGCCACGGCCCGCATCGGCGTGTTCCTCGGCCGCCGGGTGACCGTCTGCGACGCCCGCCCTGTCTTCGCCACCGAGCGCCGGTTCCCCGAAGCCGCCGAGGTGGTCGTGGACTGGCCCCACCGCTATCTGCGCGCGGAGGCGGACGCGGGACGCGTGGACGAGCGCACGGTCGTCTGCGTCCTCACCCACGACCCGAAGTTCGACGTCCCGGTCCTGGAGGTCGCTCTGCGCCTCCCCCTGGCCTACGTCGGCGCGATGGGCTCCCGCCGTACGCATGCCGACCGCCTGGCCCGCCTCCGCGAGTCCGGCCTCACCGAGGGGGAGCTGTCCCGCCTGGCTTCCCCGCTGGGCCTTGACTTGGGCGGCCGTACGCCCGAGGAGACGGCGGTGAGCATCGCGGCGGAGATCATCGCGGAGCGGTGGGGCGGGAGCGGGAAACGGTTGTCCGTCAGTGAGGGCCCCATCCATCAGGCGTCCTGA
- a CDS encoding MFS transporter, with amino-acid sequence MTEETQPASGPSVVRGLAILGLAAMAFSLAQTSIAPALGDMAAALHTSTQDVAWTFTGYLVSAAVLTPVIGRLGDMFGKRRLLVIALVLFAAGSAMAALADDLALVVAGRVVMGAGGGIFPLCFGMVRDTFPERRRAGAVGLVSAISGIGGGIGLLMGGLLVDHASYRWIFWAGTAMALLAAVAAQTLLPESANRAPGRVDLWGTLLLAVGISAPLIAVSQATEWGWTSGRTLGLIALGVAVLALFVLVERRTAEPLVDMAVLGRRPVLMTNLATLLVGFGMFGVFLLVPQLVQTPESSGYGFGADATRAGLLMLPGSLTMLVAGPFSGLLSSRFGSKVPLALGGMASAAGLLALAANHGSQGAVLGFTVLAFAGIGLSFAAMPNLIVDSVEAARTGEATGVNALVRSVGSSLGSQVIAGILAGSVTAAGPLPTDHAYTVSFVVAAGGALAATAATLLIPRTRGRHSVPDVEEAAAAPLPAPALLADGCRGQSPRGLD; translated from the coding sequence GTGACCGAGGAGACACAGCCCGCGTCGGGACCATCTGTGGTGCGCGGCCTGGCGATTCTGGGGCTGGCGGCGATGGCCTTCTCACTGGCGCAGACGTCCATCGCACCGGCCCTGGGCGACATGGCCGCCGCGCTGCACACCAGCACGCAGGACGTGGCGTGGACGTTCACCGGCTACCTGGTGTCGGCCGCGGTCCTGACGCCTGTGATCGGGCGGCTCGGCGACATGTTCGGCAAGCGGCGGCTGCTCGTGATCGCGCTGGTGCTGTTCGCGGCGGGCAGCGCGATGGCCGCGCTGGCGGACGATCTGGCTCTGGTTGTGGCCGGGCGGGTTGTGATGGGCGCGGGTGGCGGCATCTTCCCGCTGTGCTTCGGCATGGTCCGCGACACCTTCCCCGAACGGCGACGTGCCGGAGCCGTGGGCCTGGTGTCCGCCATCTCCGGCATCGGCGGCGGTATCGGCTTGCTGATGGGCGGCCTGCTGGTGGACCACGCCTCGTACCGCTGGATCTTCTGGGCCGGTACGGCGATGGCGCTCCTCGCGGCCGTCGCGGCGCAGACGCTGCTGCCGGAGTCCGCGAACCGAGCCCCGGGCCGGGTCGACCTGTGGGGCACCCTGCTGCTGGCCGTGGGTATCAGCGCCCCGCTGATCGCCGTCAGTCAGGCCACCGAGTGGGGCTGGACAAGCGGCCGCACCCTCGGGCTGATCGCCCTCGGCGTGGCGGTCCTGGCGCTGTTCGTGCTGGTGGAGCGGCGGACGGCCGAGCCCTTGGTCGACATGGCCGTCCTCGGACGGCGGCCCGTACTGATGACCAATCTGGCCACCCTGCTGGTCGGCTTCGGCATGTTCGGTGTCTTCCTGCTGGTGCCCCAACTCGTGCAGACACCCGAGTCGTCCGGCTACGGCTTCGGCGCCGACGCGACCCGCGCGGGACTGCTCATGCTCCCGGGCTCCCTGACGATGCTGGTCGCAGGACCGTTCTCCGGCCTGCTGAGCAGCCGCTTCGGGAGCAAGGTGCCCCTGGCTCTGGGAGGCATGGCCAGCGCCGCGGGGCTGTTGGCCCTGGCAGCGAACCACGGTTCCCAGGGCGCGGTGCTCGGTTTCACCGTGCTCGCCTTCGCCGGGATCGGCCTGAGCTTCGCCGCTATGCCCAACCTGATCGTCGACTCGGTGGAGGCCGCCAGGACCGGAGAGGCGACCGGCGTGAACGCACTGGTGCGCTCGGTCGGCTCCTCGCTCGGCAGCCAGGTCATCGCCGGAATCCTCGCCGGCAGTGTGACGGCGGCCGGCCCACTGCCCACCGACCACGCCTACACGGTCTCCTTCGTGGTCGCCGCCGGCGGCGCGCTCGCCGCCACCGCCGCGACGCTGCTCATCCCGCGCACCCGGGGCCGTCACAGTGTGCCGGACGTGGAGGAGGCCGCCGCCGCACCGCTCCCTGCACCCGCCCTCCTGGCTGATGGTTGCCGCGGTCAGTCCCCTCGGGGCCTTGATTGA
- a CDS encoding TIGR03620 family F420-dependent LLM class oxidoreductase — translation MNLSGVGVWSAGLGYGDPAETADAVAELEELGFSVVWVPDPGGPEVFDAVGRLLSATRRMAVATGVLNLWAHTPTAAAASYASLSATHGDRFLMGVGVSHAHRVDSLEPGRYRRPLAAMTTFLDGLDTADEPVPSEGRVLAALGPKMLEVAAKRARGVHPYLVTPEHTRRAREAVGDGGLVLPEQTVVLAADADEARAIGGDWLRSYVAQPNYANSLLRQGFTEEDVATVSDRLFGAVIAWGDEAAVKRRVDEHRAAGADHVALQVLTAESAASPLTALSRAQWRRLAAALI, via the coding sequence ATGAATCTCTCCGGTGTGGGTGTGTGGAGTGCTGGGCTGGGCTACGGCGATCCGGCCGAGACCGCTGACGCGGTGGCGGAGCTGGAGGAGCTGGGGTTCAGCGTGGTGTGGGTGCCGGACCCGGGCGGGCCGGAGGTGTTCGACGCGGTCGGCCGACTGCTGTCCGCTACCCGCCGGATGGCGGTCGCGACCGGCGTACTGAACTTGTGGGCACACACGCCGACGGCGGCCGCCGCGTCGTACGCCTCGTTGTCCGCCACGCACGGGGACCGGTTTCTGATGGGCGTCGGCGTGAGCCACGCCCATCGCGTCGACTCCTTGGAACCGGGTCGCTACCGTCGGCCGCTGGCTGCGATGACGACGTTCCTCGACGGGCTGGACACGGCGGATGAGCCGGTGCCGTCCGAGGGCCGGGTGCTCGCCGCGCTCGGCCCGAAGATGCTGGAGGTGGCGGCGAAGCGGGCCCGGGGCGTGCACCCCTACCTCGTCACCCCCGAGCACACGCGGCGGGCCCGCGAGGCCGTGGGTGACGGAGGGCTCGTACTCCCGGAACAGACGGTCGTCCTCGCCGCGGACGCGGACGAAGCGCGTGCGATCGGGGGCGACTGGCTGCGGTCGTATGTCGCCCAGCCGAACTACGCCAACAGCCTCCTGCGGCAGGGATTCACGGAAGAGGACGTGGCGACGGTGAGCGACCGTCTGTTCGGCGCCGTGATCGCATGGGGAGACGAAGCGGCGGTGAAGCGCCGGGTCGACGAGCACCGGGCCGCAGGTGCCGACCATGTCGCCCTGCAAGTCCTCACCGCCGAGTCGGCCGCCTCTCCTCTGACGGCTCTTTCGCGCGCGCAGTGGCGTCGCCTCGCCGCCGCCCTGATCTAG